The proteins below come from a single Chryseobacterium capnotolerans genomic window:
- a CDS encoding DUF4280 domain-containing protein: MVIDTATLECVLCTNPKGTMKVNYDTPTIQDKKTATIKERGPKSLVFLGNCKKSPNAAVPCTAVMNVRDWKDVGTYLSQEQPVLLQKSTIPCTYGGVDITITDSGQIHQPESVDAVGAPVPESKEKINGNFYNYNGTFEGSVKGQKIGKETDVYACEGKGSEEDVYKSPKKLKIEHSEFQKVCNIIKHEGLSSEKEEYLYIAHTNYNEAKRVGKTMFELLNSSYSSVDAKDKVEMKTSEKDTISLHSRAGAIDALLRDVDEVKNDPTDNATQWDGEDFLAWGIDTDLKPDSKTKYGHNKFDEYDYIKISKSLYDSFVGKVTGRRGSTLAYNSIHDDKCDKGNHTHKVVKEKNKAVYAIPNADFAKEDYWTTGNFYYKNATKQSFGLEATRVAGYTIFWKKVKI, from the coding sequence GTGGTCATAGATACCGCTACTTTGGAATGTGTATTGTGTACCAATCCCAAAGGGACCATGAAGGTGAATTATGATACCCCTACCATACAAGATAAGAAAACGGCTACCATAAAAGAGAGGGGGCCCAAGAGCCTTGTTTTTTTAGGAAACTGTAAAAAAAGTCCCAATGCAGCCGTTCCCTGTACCGCTGTTATGAATGTAAGAGACTGGAAAGATGTGGGAACCTATCTGTCTCAGGAACAGCCAGTGTTACTGCAGAAAAGTACTATTCCCTGTACCTATGGAGGCGTCGATATTACCATTACGGATAGCGGACAGATCCATCAGCCGGAAAGTGTAGACGCCGTGGGAGCCCCTGTACCGGAATCAAAAGAAAAGATCAACGGTAACTTTTATAATTATAATGGAACTTTTGAGGGTAGCGTAAAAGGACAGAAAATAGGAAAAGAGACAGATGTCTATGCCTGTGAAGGAAAAGGCTCAGAAGAAGATGTTTACAAAAGCCCTAAAAAACTGAAGATTGAACACAGTGAGTTCCAGAAGGTATGTAATATTATTAAACATGAAGGACTGTCATCCGAAAAAGAAGAATATCTTTATATAGCACACACCAACTACAACGAAGCAAAAAGAGTTGGCAAAACAATGTTCGAATTATTAAACTCAAGTTACTCCAGTGTGGATGCCAAAGATAAAGTTGAAATGAAAACCTCTGAAAAAGATACCATTTCCTTACATTCAAGAGCAGGCGCCATTGATGCTCTTCTAAGAGACGTGGATGAGGTAAAAAATGATCCTACCGATAATGCTACACAATGGGATGGAGAAGACTTCCTGGCCTGGGGAATTGACACAGATTTAAAGCCCGATAGTAAAACCAAATACGGTCATAATAAATTTGATGAATATGACTATATTAAAATCAGTAAAAGCCTGTACGATTCTTTCGTTGGTAAAGTAACAGGAAGAAGAGGCTCAACTTTAGCATACAACTCAATTCATGATGATAAGTGTGATAAAGGTAACCATACCCACAAAGTCGTAAAAGAAAAAAATAAAGCAGTGTATGCTATTCCTAATGCGGATTTTGCAAAAGAAGACTATTGGACGACAGGGAATTTTTACTATAAGAATGCCACGAAGCAGTCTTTTGGCTTAGAAGCAACCCGTGTTGCCGGATATACGATATTTTGGAAAAAAGTAAAAATTTAA